A single genomic interval of Lathyrus oleraceus cultivar Zhongwan6 chromosome 7, CAAS_Psat_ZW6_1.0, whole genome shotgun sequence harbors:
- the LOC127102656 gene encoding uncharacterized protein LOC127102656 isoform X3, translating into MEDFIEWWLQQIEQLRANMSVIHQLLGHCLQYRCIDAATYGVQGPCRLMPCSSTAIGLAWSTRLLLWSFAVDDYHRAVAKSEICRFKCLFKC; encoded by the exons ATGGAGGATTTTATAGAGTGGTGGTTGCAACAGATTGAGCAGCTTAGGGCAAACATGTCAGTTATTCATCAGTTATTG GGTCATTGTTTGCAGTACCGATGTATTGATGCAGCGACTTATGGTGTTCAAGGCCCGTGTAGGCTGATGCCGTGTTCATCTACTGCAATAGGACTTGCTTG GTCCACCAGGCTTTTGCTGTGGAGTTTTGCAGTGGATGATTATCACAGAGCTGTTGCGAAATCTGAAATTTGCAGGTTCAAATGCTTATTCAAGT GTTAA
- the LOC127102656 gene encoding uncharacterized protein LOC127102656 isoform X4 — MEDFIEWWLQQIEQLRANMSVIHQLLGHCLQYRCIDAATYGVQGPCRLMPCSSTAIGLAWSTRLLLWSFAVDDYHRAVAKSEICRFKCLFK; from the exons ATGGAGGATTTTATAGAGTGGTGGTTGCAACAGATTGAGCAGCTTAGGGCAAACATGTCAGTTATTCATCAGTTATTG GGTCATTGTTTGCAGTACCGATGTATTGATGCAGCGACTTATGGTGTTCAAGGCCCGTGTAGGCTGATGCCGTGTTCATCTACTGCAATAGGACTTGCTTG GTCCACCAGGCTTTTGCTGTGGAGTTTTGCAGTGGATGATTATCACAGAGCTGTTGCGAAATCTGAAATTTGCAGGTTCAAATGCTTATTCAAGT AG
- the LOC127101328 gene encoding probable protein phosphatase 2C 52, producing the protein MGCCVSTSSRSTCSSGSNGDMTTPSCLQVGFCGQKRARRTFSDHVISLHHLSSLPSRVFANGKSRGSCIFTQQGRKGINQDAMIVWEDFMSEDMIFCGVFDGHGPHGHLVARKVRDTLPVKLLSFLHSNESKQNESGKACFKRNIKPGGGDSEKDCSAEDKLNSTWREAFMKAYKAMDRELKSHSNLDCFCSGSTSVTIVKQGSNLFMGYIGDSRAIMGSKDSNDSMVAIQLTVDLKPDLPREAERIKQCKGRVFALQDEPEVPRVWLPFDDAPGLAMARAFGDFCLKEYGVISIPEFSHQLLTDRDQFIVLASDGVWDVLSNEEVVEIVSSAPTRSSAARILVNSAAREWKLKYPTSKMDDCAVVCLFLDGKMDSESDYEEQGFSSATIQSNHSGNPIESDDGQKSEPSLQRNFTVRSSEENETYGAVSVDVEDGTASADDQNWSGLEGVTRVNSLVQLPRFSTERSNS; encoded by the exons ATGGGCTGTTGTGTCTCAACGAGCAGTCGAAGTACTTGTAGCAGCGGGAGCAACGGAGATATGACCACTCCATCTTGCTTACAAGTTGGATTCTGTGGACAAAAGAGAGCAAGGAGAACGTTCTCTGACCATGTTATTTCTCTACACCATTTATCATCCTTACCTAGCCGGGTTTTTGCTAATGGAAAGAGTCGGGGTTCGTGCATTTTTACGCAGCAGGGCCGCAAGGGAATTAATCAGGACGCCATGATTGTGTGGGAA GATTTCATGTCCGAAGATATGATCTTTTGTGGTGTCTTTGATGGCCATGGTCCACATGGTCATCTTGTTGCGCGTAAAGTGAGGGATACTTTGCCAGTAAAATTGCTTTCATTTTTGCACTCTAATGAATCAAAGCAAAATGAATCAGGAAAAGCTTGTTTCAAACGAAACATAAAACCAGGTGGTGGAGACTCTGAAAAGGATTGCTCTGCTGAGGATAAACTGAACTCCACTTGGAGAGAAGCTTTCATGAAAGCATACAAGGCCATGGACAGAGAGCTCAAGTCTCATTCAAATCTAGACTGCTTCTGTAGTGGGAGCACATCTGTGACTATTGTGAAGCAG GGTTCAAATCTCTTCATGGGATATATTGGGGATTCTCGAGCAATAATGGGATCCAAAGACAGCAATGACTCCATGGTGGCAATTCAGTTGACTGTTGATTTGAAGCCTGATTTGCCAA GAGAAGCGGAAAGAATCAAGCAGTGCAAGGGTAGGGTTTTTGCCTTGCAAGATGAGCCGGAAGTCCCAAGGGTGTGGTTGCCTTTTGATGATGCACCAGGATTAGCAATGGCTAGAGCATTTGGAGATTTCTGTTTGAAGGAGTATGGTGTGATTTCTATACCTGAATTTTCTCACCAGCTGCTTACAGACAGAGATCAATTCATTGTTCTTGCCTCTGATGGG GTTTGGGATGTTTTAAGTAATGAGGAGGTGGTTGAGATAGTATCGTCAGCACCAACACGATCCTCAGCAGCAAGGATTCTGGTAAATTCAGCTGCACGGGAATGGAAACTCAAGTATCCAACTTCGAAGATGGATGACTGTGCTGTAGTGTGCTTATTTTTGGATGGTAAAATGGACTCAGAATCAGATTATGAAGAACAAGGCTTCTCTTCTGCTACCATTCAGAGCAACCATTCAGGGAATCCAATTGAATCAGATGATGGACAAAAGTCCGAGCCATCTTTGCAACGAAACTTTACTGTGAGATCATCAGAAGAAAATGAGACTTATGGAGCAGTGTCCGTTGATGTTGAAGATGGAACAGCATCAGCTGATGATCAAAACTGGTCAGGTTTGGAAGGGGTCACCCGTGTAAACTCACTCGTCCAACTTCCTAGATTTTCTACCGAAAGGTCAAACTCTTGA
- the LOC127102656 gene encoding uncharacterized protein LOC127102656 isoform X2 — translation MEDFIEWWLQQIEQLRANMSVIHQLLGHCLQYRCIDAATYGVQGPCRLMPCSSTAIGLAWSTRLLLWSFAVDDYHRAVAKSEICRFKCLFKCSRSNAPIRTT, via the exons ATGGAGGATTTTATAGAGTGGTGGTTGCAACAGATTGAGCAGCTTAGGGCAAACATGTCAGTTATTCATCAGTTATTG GGTCATTGTTTGCAGTACCGATGTATTGATGCAGCGACTTATGGTGTTCAAGGCCCGTGTAGGCTGATGCCGTGTTCATCTACTGCAATAGGACTTGCTTG GTCCACCAGGCTTTTGCTGTGGAGTTTTGCAGTGGATGATTATCACAGAGCTGTTGCGAAATCTGAAATTTGCAGGTTCAAATGCTTATTCAAGT GTTCACGGTCGAATGCTCCTATTCGCACAACTTGA
- the LOC127102656 gene encoding uncharacterized protein LOC127102656 isoform X1 yields MEDFIEWWLQQIEQLRANMSVIHQLLGHCLQYRCIDAATYGVQGPCRLMPCSSTAIGLAWSTRLLLWSFAVDDYHRAVAKSEICRFKCLFKCKCCLVGWLVRSGSGAISS; encoded by the exons ATGGAGGATTTTATAGAGTGGTGGTTGCAACAGATTGAGCAGCTTAGGGCAAACATGTCAGTTATTCATCAGTTATTG GGTCATTGTTTGCAGTACCGATGTATTGATGCAGCGACTTATGGTGTTCAAGGCCCGTGTAGGCTGATGCCGTGTTCATCTACTGCAATAGGACTTGCTTG GTCCACCAGGCTTTTGCTGTGGAGTTTTGCAGTGGATGATTATCACAGAGCTGTTGCGAAATCTGAAATTTGCAGGTTCAAATGCTTATTCAAGTGTAAGTGTTGCTTGGTTGGTTGGTTAGTTAGAAGTGGTTCTGGTGCAATTTCGTCATGA